The sequence ACCTATCGTTGGCAGCAGGACCGTGAGAGCGGCAACGCCGACGATTTTGATGGGCATGCCGGTGACCACCATGTCCTTGATGGTGACGTAGCCGGTGCTGAACCCGACGGAGTTGCCGGGCGACCCGGTGGGCAGCAGGTAGGAGAGCTGCGCGCCGACGGCGCCGGGCACCATGAGCAGCAGCGGGTGCACGCCGATGGTCCTGCCCAGCTCCGCCAGCAGTGGCAGCACCAGCGTGGTGGTGGCGTCGTCGGAGGTGAACTCCGTGAGGAGGCCGCTGAAGGCGCACGCCACGGGCGCgaccgccagcgccggcgcgccccgCAGGAAGCCAAGCCACCCGGCGAGGATGTCCGTCAGGCCGCTCGCCTTGAACCCGTCGGCGATGGCGAACCCcgcgccgaggaggaggacgatgtgcCACTGCAGCCGCCGGCACTTGCCCCAGTCCATGAGCTTCTCGCCGTCGCTCTTGCCGCTCGGGATTATGAAGAGCAGCGTCGCCATCATGATCTGCATTGCGCCCAGGTTGGTGTGCCGTGAGCTCGTGTGACAGATTGTCCCCTGAGAAATGATCGGAAGTCTGTGATGCTTACAGTGACTGTTCCATCCCCGACATTGCCGTGGAAGAGGACAGACCACCCAGGGATGTCGTCCGTCAGGCTCCTCGTCATCCACAAGACGATCAGGCCCTGCATGAATCAGCCATTGTTCCATTCAGCTCTGTTGCAATAACACTCTGTTTCTAGGTTCATGGAAGAAAAATGCTAGAAAATTGTACTGATTGACAATGTGCAAACTTACCCCAAAGACGGCAAGAACCATCTTCTCTGCAAAAGCCATTGGACCTGGCACAAATCAAAATGAATATCCCCATCGTCAGATAACTAAACGCTGGAATTTCAACGGGTGCCAAAGGGCAAATGTGGTTCATTCAGTTTACTCCACGGAATGTTTGACCAAGATATTCAAACTGGCCAGATCACAAGAACATATTTGAATACTACAGACAGacattttcacacacacacacacacacagagagaNNNNNNNNNNNNNNNNNNNNNNNNNNNNNNNNNNNNNNNNNNNNNNNNNNNNNNNNNNNNNNNNNNNNNNNNNNNNNNNNNNNNNNNNNNNNNNNNNNNNNNNNNNNNNNNNNNNNNNNNNNNNNNNNNNNNNNNNNNNNNNNNNNNNNNNNNNNNNNNNNNNNNNNNNNNNNNNNNNNNNNNNNNNNNNNNNNNNNNNNNNNNNNNNNNNNNNNNNNNNNNNNNNNNNNNNNNNNNNNNNNNNNNNNNNNNNNNNNNNNNNNNNNNNNNNNNNNNNNNNNNNNNNNNNNNNNagagagagagagagagagagatgaggtaCCAAGCAAGCTGAGCTCCCTCCTGAGATGGGTGCGGTCAAGGTAAGCGGAGAGTGCCCTCCCGGTGTTGTTGGAGCAGTACATGAGGCAGAGCGTGGCCCAGAGCGCGGCGAAGAGCACGAGCGACATGGGGAGGCCGAAGGACATCCAGGAGCTGAAGGTGAAGGGCTCCTGCTCCGGGAAGTAGGTGGACCACATCCCGACCAGGATGATGTTGGCGCCCGTGCCGGTGAGCGTGGCCAGCCCCCCGATCGCCGACGCGTACACGACGCCGAGCACCACCGCCTTGGAGAACCGCCGGAACTCGCGCGCGTCGTCGGGGAGCCTCTGCAGGATTCCCGTGGCCACCGGCATCATCATGACGGTGCACGGCGTGTTGTGGATCCACATGCTGATGAACATGGTCGTGCCGCAGATCCCCAGCAACAGCAGCGCCGGCTTCA comes from Triticum aestivum cultivar Chinese Spring chromosome 5B, IWGSC CS RefSeq v2.1, whole genome shotgun sequence and encodes:
- the LOC123116396 gene encoding tonoplast dicarboxylate transporter, translated to MDPRCGGHWESSSEDVTRSLLPLHDITADGGDHRSPCSPLVASLLANRYLSIAAGPLAAALICALVDLGPGHAAARNMLGVLAWVFIWWITDAVPLAVASMAPLFLFPVFGISSADAVAKAYMDDVISLVLGSFILALAIEHYNIHRRLALNITSLFCGDPVKPALLLLGICGTTMFISMWIHNTPCTVMMMPVATGILQRLPDDAREFRRFSKAVVLGVVYASAIGGLATLTGTGANIILVGMWSTYFPEQEPFTFSSWMSFGLPMSLVLFAALWATLCLMYCSNNTGRALSAYLDRTHLRRELSLLGPMAFAEKMVLAVFGGLIVLWMTRSLTDDIPGWSVLFHGNVGDGTVTIMMATLLFIIPSGKSDGEKLMDWGKCRRLQWHIVLLLGAGFAIADGFKASGLTDILAGWLGFLRGAPALAVAPVACAFSGLLTEFTSDDATTTLVLPLLAELGRTIGVHPLLLMVPGAVGAQLSYLLPTGSPGNSVGFSTGYVTIKDMVVTGMPIKIVGVAALTVLLPTIGVAVFGMDQKV